In a single window of the Oryctolagus cuniculus chromosome 2, mOryCun1.1, whole genome shotgun sequence genome:
- the TIA1 gene encoding cytotoxic granule associated RNA binding protein TIA1 isoform X5: MEDEMPKTLYVGNLSRDVTEALILQLFSQIGPCKNCKMIMDTAGNDPYCFVEFHEHRHAAAALAAMNGRKIMGKEVKVNWATTPSSQKKDTSNHFHVFVGDLSPEITTEDIKAAFAPFGRISDARVVKDMATGKSKGYGFVSFFNKWDAENAIQQMGGQWLGGRQIRTNWATRKPPAPKSTYESNTKQLSYDEVVNQSSPSNCTVYCGGVTSGLTEQLMRQTFSPFGQIMEIRVFPDKGYSFVRFNSHESAAHAIVSVNGTTIEGHVVKCYWGKETLDMINPVQQQNQIGYPQAYGQWGQWYGNAQQIGQYMPNGWQVPAYGMYGQAWNQQGFKRSLPHRGWDQTTACSRLLARTAACYPASLRATEWPGMKPSENGLQKLKPVA; the protein is encoded by the exons atATGTCGGTAACCTTTCCAGAGATGTGACAGAAGCTCTAATTCTCCAGCTCTTTAGCCAGATTGGACCTTGTAAAAACTGCAAAATGATTATGGAT ACAGCTGGGAACGATCCCTATTGTTTTGTGGAGTTCCATGAGCATCGGCACGCAGCTGCTGCACTAGCTGCTATGAATGGGCGGAAGATAATGGGTAAG gaAGTCAAAGTGAATTGGGCAACAACCCCCAGCAGTCAAAAGAAGGATACAAGCA ATCATTTCCATGTCTTTGTTGGTGATCTCAGTCCAGAAATTACAACTGAAGATATAAAAGCTGCTTTTGCCCCATTTGGAAGAATATC GGACGCCCGAGTGGTAAAGGACATGGCTACAGGAAAATCGAAGGGATATGGCTTTGTCTCCTTTTTCAACAAATGG GATGCTGAAAACGCCATTCAGCAGATGGGTGGCCAGTGGCTTGGTGGAAGACAAATCAGAACTAACTGGGCAACCCGAAAGCCTCCAGCTCCAAAGAGTACATATGAGT cAAACACCAAACAGTTATCATATGATGAGGTTGTAAACCAGTCTAGTCCAAGCAATTGTACTGTGTACTGCGGAGGTGTTACTTCGGGGCTAACAG AACAACTAATGCGTCAAACTTTTTCACCATTTGGACAAATAATGGAAATTCGAGTCTTTCCAGATAAAGGATATTCATTTGTTCG GTTCAACTCCCATGAAAGTGCGGCACATGCAATTGTTTCTGTTAATGGAACCACCATTGAAGGCCATGTCGTGAAATGCTACTGGGGCAAAGAAACTCTTGACATGATCAATCCTGTGCAACAG CAGAATCAAATTGGATATCCACAAGCTTATGGCCAGTGGGGCCAGTGGTATGGAAATGCACAACAGATTGGCCAGTACATGCCTAACGGCTGGCAAGTACCTGCATATGGAATGTACGGCCAGGCCTGGAACCAGCAGGGGTTTAA ACGCAGTCTTCCGCACCGTGGATGGGACCAAACTACGGCGTGCAGCCGCCTCCTGGCCAGAACGGCAGCATGTTACCCAGCCAGCCTGCGGGCTACCGAGTGGCCGGGTATGAAACCCAGTGAAAACGGACTCCAGAAGCTAAAGCCAGTGGCTTGA
- the TIA1 gene encoding cytotoxic granule associated RNA binding protein TIA1 isoform X1, giving the protein MEDEMPKTLYVGNLSRDVTEALILQLFSQIGPCKNCKMIMDTAGNDPYCFVEFHEHRHAAAALAAMNGRKIMGKEVKVNWATTPSSQKKDTSSSTVVSTQRSQDHFHVFVGDLSPEITTEDIKAAFAPFGRISDARVVKDMATGKSKGYGFVSFFNKWDAENAIQQMGGQWLGGRQIRTNWATRKPPAPKSTYESNTKQLSYDEVVNQSSPSNCTVYCGGVTSGLTEQLMRQTFSPFGQIMEIRVFPDKGYSFVRFNSHESAAHAIVSVNGTTIEGHVVKCYWGKETLDMINPVQQQNQIGYPQAYGQWGQWYGNAQQIGQYMPNGWQVPAYGMYGQAWNQQGFKRSLPHRGWDQTTACSRLLARTAACYPASLRATEWPGMKPSENGLQKLKPVA; this is encoded by the exons atATGTCGGTAACCTTTCCAGAGATGTGACAGAAGCTCTAATTCTCCAGCTCTTTAGCCAGATTGGACCTTGTAAAAACTGCAAAATGATTATGGAT ACAGCTGGGAACGATCCCTATTGTTTTGTGGAGTTCCATGAGCATCGGCACGCAGCTGCTGCACTAGCTGCTATGAATGGGCGGAAGATAATGGGTAAG gaAGTCAAAGTGAATTGGGCAACAACCCCCAGCAGTCAAAAGAAGGATACAAGCA GTAGTACCGTTGTCAGCACACAGCGTTCACAAG ATCATTTCCATGTCTTTGTTGGTGATCTCAGTCCAGAAATTACAACTGAAGATATAAAAGCTGCTTTTGCCCCATTTGGAAGAATATC GGACGCCCGAGTGGTAAAGGACATGGCTACAGGAAAATCGAAGGGATATGGCTTTGTCTCCTTTTTCAACAAATGG GATGCTGAAAACGCCATTCAGCAGATGGGTGGCCAGTGGCTTGGTGGAAGACAAATCAGAACTAACTGGGCAACCCGAAAGCCTCCAGCTCCAAAGAGTACATATGAGT cAAACACCAAACAGTTATCATATGATGAGGTTGTAAACCAGTCTAGTCCAAGCAATTGTACTGTGTACTGCGGAGGTGTTACTTCGGGGCTAACAG AACAACTAATGCGTCAAACTTTTTCACCATTTGGACAAATAATGGAAATTCGAGTCTTTCCAGATAAAGGATATTCATTTGTTCG GTTCAACTCCCATGAAAGTGCGGCACATGCAATTGTTTCTGTTAATGGAACCACCATTGAAGGCCATGTCGTGAAATGCTACTGGGGCAAAGAAACTCTTGACATGATCAATCCTGTGCAACAG CAGAATCAAATTGGATATCCACAAGCTTATGGCCAGTGGGGCCAGTGGTATGGAAATGCACAACAGATTGGCCAGTACATGCCTAACGGCTGGCAAGTACCTGCATATGGAATGTACGGCCAGGCCTGGAACCAGCAGGGGTTTAA ACGCAGTCTTCCGCACCGTGGATGGGACCAAACTACGGCGTGCAGCCGCCTCCTGGCCAGAACGGCAGCATGTTACCCAGCCAGCCTGCGGGCTACCGAGTGGCCGGGTATGAAACCCAGTGAAAACGGACTCCAGAAGCTAAAGCCAGTGGCTTGA
- the TIA1 gene encoding cytotoxic granule associated RNA binding protein TIA1 isoform X7: MEDEMPKTLYVGNLSRDVTEALILQLFSQIGPCKNCKMIMDTAGNDPYCFVEFHEHRHAAAALAAMNGRKIMGKEVKVNWATTPSSQKKDTSNHFHVFVGDLSPEITTEDIKAAFAPFGRISDARVVKDMATGKSKGYGFVSFFNKWDAENAIQQMGGQWLGGRQIRTNWATRKPPAPKSTYESNTKQLSYDEVVNQSSPSNCTVYCGGVTSGLTEQLMRQTFSPFGQIMEIRVFPDKGYSFVRFNSHESAAHAIVSVNGTTIEGHVVKCYWGKETLDMINPVQQQNQIGYPQAYGQWGQWYGNAQQIGQYMPNGWQVPAYGMYGQAWNQQGFNQTQSSAPWMGPNYGVQPPPGQNGSMLPSQPAGYRVAGYETQ, encoded by the exons atATGTCGGTAACCTTTCCAGAGATGTGACAGAAGCTCTAATTCTCCAGCTCTTTAGCCAGATTGGACCTTGTAAAAACTGCAAAATGATTATGGAT ACAGCTGGGAACGATCCCTATTGTTTTGTGGAGTTCCATGAGCATCGGCACGCAGCTGCTGCACTAGCTGCTATGAATGGGCGGAAGATAATGGGTAAG gaAGTCAAAGTGAATTGGGCAACAACCCCCAGCAGTCAAAAGAAGGATACAAGCA ATCATTTCCATGTCTTTGTTGGTGATCTCAGTCCAGAAATTACAACTGAAGATATAAAAGCTGCTTTTGCCCCATTTGGAAGAATATC GGACGCCCGAGTGGTAAAGGACATGGCTACAGGAAAATCGAAGGGATATGGCTTTGTCTCCTTTTTCAACAAATGG GATGCTGAAAACGCCATTCAGCAGATGGGTGGCCAGTGGCTTGGTGGAAGACAAATCAGAACTAACTGGGCAACCCGAAAGCCTCCAGCTCCAAAGAGTACATATGAGT cAAACACCAAACAGTTATCATATGATGAGGTTGTAAACCAGTCTAGTCCAAGCAATTGTACTGTGTACTGCGGAGGTGTTACTTCGGGGCTAACAG AACAACTAATGCGTCAAACTTTTTCACCATTTGGACAAATAATGGAAATTCGAGTCTTTCCAGATAAAGGATATTCATTTGTTCG GTTCAACTCCCATGAAAGTGCGGCACATGCAATTGTTTCTGTTAATGGAACCACCATTGAAGGCCATGTCGTGAAATGCTACTGGGGCAAAGAAACTCTTGACATGATCAATCCTGTGCAACAG CAGAATCAAATTGGATATCCACAAGCTTATGGCCAGTGGGGCCAGTGGTATGGAAATGCACAACAGATTGGCCAGTACATGCCTAACGGCTGGCAAGTACCTGCATATGGAATGTACGGCCAGGCCTGGAACCAGCAGGGGTTTAA CCAGACGCAGTCTTCCGCACCGTGGATGGGACCAAACTACGGCGTGCAGCCGCCTCCTGGCCAGAACGGCAGCATGTTACCCAGCCAGCCTGCGGGCTACCGAGTGGCCGGGTATGAAACCCAGTGA
- the TIA1 gene encoding cytotoxic granule associated RNA binding protein TIA1 isoform X6: protein MEDEMPKTLYVGNLSRDVTEALILQLFSQIGPCKNCKMIMDTAGNDPYCFVEFHEHRHAAAALAAMNGRKIMGKEVKVNWATTPSSQKKDTSNHFHVFVGDLSPEITTEDIKAAFAPFGRISDARVVKDMATGKSKGYGFVSFFNKWDAENAIQQMGGQWLGGRQIRTNWATRKPPAPKSTYESNTKQLSYDEVVNQSSPSNCTVYCGGVTSGLTEQLMRQTFSPFGQIMEIRVFPDKGYSFVRFNSHESAAHAIVSVNGTTIEGHVVKCYWGKETLDMINPVQQNQIGYPQAYGQWGQWYGNAQQIGQYMPNGWQVPAYGMYGQAWNQQGFKRSLPHRGWDQTTACSRLLARTAACYPASLRATEWPGMKPSENGLQKLKPVA, encoded by the exons atATGTCGGTAACCTTTCCAGAGATGTGACAGAAGCTCTAATTCTCCAGCTCTTTAGCCAGATTGGACCTTGTAAAAACTGCAAAATGATTATGGAT ACAGCTGGGAACGATCCCTATTGTTTTGTGGAGTTCCATGAGCATCGGCACGCAGCTGCTGCACTAGCTGCTATGAATGGGCGGAAGATAATGGGTAAG gaAGTCAAAGTGAATTGGGCAACAACCCCCAGCAGTCAAAAGAAGGATACAAGCA ATCATTTCCATGTCTTTGTTGGTGATCTCAGTCCAGAAATTACAACTGAAGATATAAAAGCTGCTTTTGCCCCATTTGGAAGAATATC GGACGCCCGAGTGGTAAAGGACATGGCTACAGGAAAATCGAAGGGATATGGCTTTGTCTCCTTTTTCAACAAATGG GATGCTGAAAACGCCATTCAGCAGATGGGTGGCCAGTGGCTTGGTGGAAGACAAATCAGAACTAACTGGGCAACCCGAAAGCCTCCAGCTCCAAAGAGTACATATGAGT cAAACACCAAACAGTTATCATATGATGAGGTTGTAAACCAGTCTAGTCCAAGCAATTGTACTGTGTACTGCGGAGGTGTTACTTCGGGGCTAACAG AACAACTAATGCGTCAAACTTTTTCACCATTTGGACAAATAATGGAAATTCGAGTCTTTCCAGATAAAGGATATTCATTTGTTCG GTTCAACTCCCATGAAAGTGCGGCACATGCAATTGTTTCTGTTAATGGAACCACCATTGAAGGCCATGTCGTGAAATGCTACTGGGGCAAAGAAACTCTTGACATGATCAATCCTGTGCAACAG AATCAAATTGGATATCCACAAGCTTATGGCCAGTGGGGCCAGTGGTATGGAAATGCACAACAGATTGGCCAGTACATGCCTAACGGCTGGCAAGTACCTGCATATGGAATGTACGGCCAGGCCTGGAACCAGCAGGGGTTTAA ACGCAGTCTTCCGCACCGTGGATGGGACCAAACTACGGCGTGCAGCCGCCTCCTGGCCAGAACGGCAGCATGTTACCCAGCCAGCCTGCGGGCTACCGAGTGGCCGGGTATGAAACCCAGTGAAAACGGACTCCAGAAGCTAAAGCCAGTGGCTTGA
- the TIA1 gene encoding cytotoxic granule associated RNA binding protein TIA1 isoform X8, giving the protein MEDEMPKTLYVGNLSRDVTEALILQLFSQIGPCKNCKMIMDTAGNDPYCFVEFHEHRHAAAALAAMNGRKIMGKEVKVNWATTPSSQKKDTSNHFHVFVGDLSPEITTEDIKAAFAPFGRISDARVVKDMATGKSKGYGFVSFFNKWDAENAIQQMGGQWLGGRQIRTNWATRKPPAPKSTYESNTKQLSYDEVVNQSSPSNCTVYCGGVTSGLTEQLMRQTFSPFGQIMEIRVFPDKGYSFVRFNSHESAAHAIVSVNGTTIEGHVVKCYWGKETLDMINPVQQNQIGYPQAYGQWGQWYGNAQQIGQYMPNGWQVPAYGMYGQAWNQQGFNQTQSSAPWMGPNYGVQPPPGQNGSMLPSQPAGYRVAGYETQ; this is encoded by the exons atATGTCGGTAACCTTTCCAGAGATGTGACAGAAGCTCTAATTCTCCAGCTCTTTAGCCAGATTGGACCTTGTAAAAACTGCAAAATGATTATGGAT ACAGCTGGGAACGATCCCTATTGTTTTGTGGAGTTCCATGAGCATCGGCACGCAGCTGCTGCACTAGCTGCTATGAATGGGCGGAAGATAATGGGTAAG gaAGTCAAAGTGAATTGGGCAACAACCCCCAGCAGTCAAAAGAAGGATACAAGCA ATCATTTCCATGTCTTTGTTGGTGATCTCAGTCCAGAAATTACAACTGAAGATATAAAAGCTGCTTTTGCCCCATTTGGAAGAATATC GGACGCCCGAGTGGTAAAGGACATGGCTACAGGAAAATCGAAGGGATATGGCTTTGTCTCCTTTTTCAACAAATGG GATGCTGAAAACGCCATTCAGCAGATGGGTGGCCAGTGGCTTGGTGGAAGACAAATCAGAACTAACTGGGCAACCCGAAAGCCTCCAGCTCCAAAGAGTACATATGAGT cAAACACCAAACAGTTATCATATGATGAGGTTGTAAACCAGTCTAGTCCAAGCAATTGTACTGTGTACTGCGGAGGTGTTACTTCGGGGCTAACAG AACAACTAATGCGTCAAACTTTTTCACCATTTGGACAAATAATGGAAATTCGAGTCTTTCCAGATAAAGGATATTCATTTGTTCG GTTCAACTCCCATGAAAGTGCGGCACATGCAATTGTTTCTGTTAATGGAACCACCATTGAAGGCCATGTCGTGAAATGCTACTGGGGCAAAGAAACTCTTGACATGATCAATCCTGTGCAACAG AATCAAATTGGATATCCACAAGCTTATGGCCAGTGGGGCCAGTGGTATGGAAATGCACAACAGATTGGCCAGTACATGCCTAACGGCTGGCAAGTACCTGCATATGGAATGTACGGCCAGGCCTGGAACCAGCAGGGGTTTAA CCAGACGCAGTCTTCCGCACCGTGGATGGGACCAAACTACGGCGTGCAGCCGCCTCCTGGCCAGAACGGCAGCATGTTACCCAGCCAGCCTGCGGGCTACCGAGTGGCCGGGTATGAAACCCAGTGA
- the TIA1 gene encoding cytotoxic granule associated RNA binding protein TIA1 isoform X3: MEDEMPKTLYVGNLSRDVTEALILQLFSQIGPCKNCKMIMDTAGNDPYCFVEFHEHRHAAAALAAMNGRKIMGKEVKVNWATTPSSQKKDTSSSTVVSTQRSQDHFHVFVGDLSPEITTEDIKAAFAPFGRISDARVVKDMATGKSKGYGFVSFFNKWDAENAIQQMGGQWLGGRQIRTNWATRKPPAPKSTYESNTKQLSYDEVVNQSSPSNCTVYCGGVTSGLTEQLMRQTFSPFGQIMEIRVFPDKGYSFVRFNSHESAAHAIVSVNGTTIEGHVVKCYWGKETLDMINPVQQQNQIGYPQAYGQWGQWYGNAQQIGQYMPNGWQVPAYGMYGQAWNQQGFNQTQSSAPWMGPNYGVQPPPGQNGSMLPSQPAGYRVAGYETQ; the protein is encoded by the exons atATGTCGGTAACCTTTCCAGAGATGTGACAGAAGCTCTAATTCTCCAGCTCTTTAGCCAGATTGGACCTTGTAAAAACTGCAAAATGATTATGGAT ACAGCTGGGAACGATCCCTATTGTTTTGTGGAGTTCCATGAGCATCGGCACGCAGCTGCTGCACTAGCTGCTATGAATGGGCGGAAGATAATGGGTAAG gaAGTCAAAGTGAATTGGGCAACAACCCCCAGCAGTCAAAAGAAGGATACAAGCA GTAGTACCGTTGTCAGCACACAGCGTTCACAAG ATCATTTCCATGTCTTTGTTGGTGATCTCAGTCCAGAAATTACAACTGAAGATATAAAAGCTGCTTTTGCCCCATTTGGAAGAATATC GGACGCCCGAGTGGTAAAGGACATGGCTACAGGAAAATCGAAGGGATATGGCTTTGTCTCCTTTTTCAACAAATGG GATGCTGAAAACGCCATTCAGCAGATGGGTGGCCAGTGGCTTGGTGGAAGACAAATCAGAACTAACTGGGCAACCCGAAAGCCTCCAGCTCCAAAGAGTACATATGAGT cAAACACCAAACAGTTATCATATGATGAGGTTGTAAACCAGTCTAGTCCAAGCAATTGTACTGTGTACTGCGGAGGTGTTACTTCGGGGCTAACAG AACAACTAATGCGTCAAACTTTTTCACCATTTGGACAAATAATGGAAATTCGAGTCTTTCCAGATAAAGGATATTCATTTGTTCG GTTCAACTCCCATGAAAGTGCGGCACATGCAATTGTTTCTGTTAATGGAACCACCATTGAAGGCCATGTCGTGAAATGCTACTGGGGCAAAGAAACTCTTGACATGATCAATCCTGTGCAACAG CAGAATCAAATTGGATATCCACAAGCTTATGGCCAGTGGGGCCAGTGGTATGGAAATGCACAACAGATTGGCCAGTACATGCCTAACGGCTGGCAAGTACCTGCATATGGAATGTACGGCCAGGCCTGGAACCAGCAGGGGTTTAA CCAGACGCAGTCTTCCGCACCGTGGATGGGACCAAACTACGGCGTGCAGCCGCCTCCTGGCCAGAACGGCAGCATGTTACCCAGCCAGCCTGCGGGCTACCGAGTGGCCGGGTATGAAACCCAGTGA
- the TIA1 gene encoding cytotoxic granule associated RNA binding protein TIA1 isoform X10, with translation MIMDTAGNDPYCFVEFHEHRHAAAALAAMNGRKIMGKEVKVNWATTPSSQKKDTSSSTVVSTQRSQDHFHVFVGDLSPEITTEDIKAAFAPFGRISDARVVKDMATGKSKGYGFVSFFNKWDAENAIQQMGGQWLGGRQIRTNWATRKPPAPKSTYESNTKQLSYDEVVNQSSPSNCTVYCGGVTSGLTEQLMRQTFSPFGQIMEIRVFPDKGYSFVRFNSHESAAHAIVSVNGTTIEGHVVKCYWGKETLDMINPVQQQNQIGYPQAYGQWGQWYGNAQQIGQYMPNGWQVPAYGMYGQAWNQQGFNQTQSSAPWMGPNYGVQPPPGQNGSMLPSQPAGYRVAGYETQ, from the exons ATGATTATGGAT ACAGCTGGGAACGATCCCTATTGTTTTGTGGAGTTCCATGAGCATCGGCACGCAGCTGCTGCACTAGCTGCTATGAATGGGCGGAAGATAATGGGTAAG gaAGTCAAAGTGAATTGGGCAACAACCCCCAGCAGTCAAAAGAAGGATACAAGCA GTAGTACCGTTGTCAGCACACAGCGTTCACAAG ATCATTTCCATGTCTTTGTTGGTGATCTCAGTCCAGAAATTACAACTGAAGATATAAAAGCTGCTTTTGCCCCATTTGGAAGAATATC GGACGCCCGAGTGGTAAAGGACATGGCTACAGGAAAATCGAAGGGATATGGCTTTGTCTCCTTTTTCAACAAATGG GATGCTGAAAACGCCATTCAGCAGATGGGTGGCCAGTGGCTTGGTGGAAGACAAATCAGAACTAACTGGGCAACCCGAAAGCCTCCAGCTCCAAAGAGTACATATGAGT cAAACACCAAACAGTTATCATATGATGAGGTTGTAAACCAGTCTAGTCCAAGCAATTGTACTGTGTACTGCGGAGGTGTTACTTCGGGGCTAACAG AACAACTAATGCGTCAAACTTTTTCACCATTTGGACAAATAATGGAAATTCGAGTCTTTCCAGATAAAGGATATTCATTTGTTCG GTTCAACTCCCATGAAAGTGCGGCACATGCAATTGTTTCTGTTAATGGAACCACCATTGAAGGCCATGTCGTGAAATGCTACTGGGGCAAAGAAACTCTTGACATGATCAATCCTGTGCAACAG CAGAATCAAATTGGATATCCACAAGCTTATGGCCAGTGGGGCCAGTGGTATGGAAATGCACAACAGATTGGCCAGTACATGCCTAACGGCTGGCAAGTACCTGCATATGGAATGTACGGCCAGGCCTGGAACCAGCAGGGGTTTAA CCAGACGCAGTCTTCCGCACCGTGGATGGGACCAAACTACGGCGTGCAGCCGCCTCCTGGCCAGAACGGCAGCATGTTACCCAGCCAGCCTGCGGGCTACCGAGTGGCCGGGTATGAAACCCAGTGA
- the TIA1 gene encoding cytotoxic granule associated RNA binding protein TIA1 isoform X2 — translation MEDEMPKTLYVGNLSRDVTEALILQLFSQIGPCKNCKMIMDTAGNDPYCFVEFHEHRHAAAALAAMNGRKIMGKEVKVNWATTPSSQKKDTSSSTVVSTQRSQDHFHVFVGDLSPEITTEDIKAAFAPFGRISDARVVKDMATGKSKGYGFVSFFNKWDAENAIQQMGGQWLGGRQIRTNWATRKPPAPKSTYESNTKQLSYDEVVNQSSPSNCTVYCGGVTSGLTEQLMRQTFSPFGQIMEIRVFPDKGYSFVRFNSHESAAHAIVSVNGTTIEGHVVKCYWGKETLDMINPVQQNQIGYPQAYGQWGQWYGNAQQIGQYMPNGWQVPAYGMYGQAWNQQGFKRSLPHRGWDQTTACSRLLARTAACYPASLRATEWPGMKPSENGLQKLKPVA, via the exons atATGTCGGTAACCTTTCCAGAGATGTGACAGAAGCTCTAATTCTCCAGCTCTTTAGCCAGATTGGACCTTGTAAAAACTGCAAAATGATTATGGAT ACAGCTGGGAACGATCCCTATTGTTTTGTGGAGTTCCATGAGCATCGGCACGCAGCTGCTGCACTAGCTGCTATGAATGGGCGGAAGATAATGGGTAAG gaAGTCAAAGTGAATTGGGCAACAACCCCCAGCAGTCAAAAGAAGGATACAAGCA GTAGTACCGTTGTCAGCACACAGCGTTCACAAG ATCATTTCCATGTCTTTGTTGGTGATCTCAGTCCAGAAATTACAACTGAAGATATAAAAGCTGCTTTTGCCCCATTTGGAAGAATATC GGACGCCCGAGTGGTAAAGGACATGGCTACAGGAAAATCGAAGGGATATGGCTTTGTCTCCTTTTTCAACAAATGG GATGCTGAAAACGCCATTCAGCAGATGGGTGGCCAGTGGCTTGGTGGAAGACAAATCAGAACTAACTGGGCAACCCGAAAGCCTCCAGCTCCAAAGAGTACATATGAGT cAAACACCAAACAGTTATCATATGATGAGGTTGTAAACCAGTCTAGTCCAAGCAATTGTACTGTGTACTGCGGAGGTGTTACTTCGGGGCTAACAG AACAACTAATGCGTCAAACTTTTTCACCATTTGGACAAATAATGGAAATTCGAGTCTTTCCAGATAAAGGATATTCATTTGTTCG GTTCAACTCCCATGAAAGTGCGGCACATGCAATTGTTTCTGTTAATGGAACCACCATTGAAGGCCATGTCGTGAAATGCTACTGGGGCAAAGAAACTCTTGACATGATCAATCCTGTGCAACAG AATCAAATTGGATATCCACAAGCTTATGGCCAGTGGGGCCAGTGGTATGGAAATGCACAACAGATTGGCCAGTACATGCCTAACGGCTGGCAAGTACCTGCATATGGAATGTACGGCCAGGCCTGGAACCAGCAGGGGTTTAA ACGCAGTCTTCCGCACCGTGGATGGGACCAAACTACGGCGTGCAGCCGCCTCCTGGCCAGAACGGCAGCATGTTACCCAGCCAGCCTGCGGGCTACCGAGTGGCCGGGTATGAAACCCAGTGAAAACGGACTCCAGAAGCTAAAGCCAGTGGCTTGA
- the TIA1 gene encoding cytotoxic granule associated RNA binding protein TIA1 isoform X4 has product MEDEMPKTLYVGNLSRDVTEALILQLFSQIGPCKNCKMIMDTAGNDPYCFVEFHEHRHAAAALAAMNGRKIMGKEVKVNWATTPSSQKKDTSSSTVVSTQRSQDHFHVFVGDLSPEITTEDIKAAFAPFGRISDARVVKDMATGKSKGYGFVSFFNKWDAENAIQQMGGQWLGGRQIRTNWATRKPPAPKSTYESNTKQLSYDEVVNQSSPSNCTVYCGGVTSGLTEQLMRQTFSPFGQIMEIRVFPDKGYSFVRFNSHESAAHAIVSVNGTTIEGHVVKCYWGKETLDMINPVQQNQIGYPQAYGQWGQWYGNAQQIGQYMPNGWQVPAYGMYGQAWNQQGFNQTQSSAPWMGPNYGVQPPPGQNGSMLPSQPAGYRVAGYETQ; this is encoded by the exons atATGTCGGTAACCTTTCCAGAGATGTGACAGAAGCTCTAATTCTCCAGCTCTTTAGCCAGATTGGACCTTGTAAAAACTGCAAAATGATTATGGAT ACAGCTGGGAACGATCCCTATTGTTTTGTGGAGTTCCATGAGCATCGGCACGCAGCTGCTGCACTAGCTGCTATGAATGGGCGGAAGATAATGGGTAAG gaAGTCAAAGTGAATTGGGCAACAACCCCCAGCAGTCAAAAGAAGGATACAAGCA GTAGTACCGTTGTCAGCACACAGCGTTCACAAG ATCATTTCCATGTCTTTGTTGGTGATCTCAGTCCAGAAATTACAACTGAAGATATAAAAGCTGCTTTTGCCCCATTTGGAAGAATATC GGACGCCCGAGTGGTAAAGGACATGGCTACAGGAAAATCGAAGGGATATGGCTTTGTCTCCTTTTTCAACAAATGG GATGCTGAAAACGCCATTCAGCAGATGGGTGGCCAGTGGCTTGGTGGAAGACAAATCAGAACTAACTGGGCAACCCGAAAGCCTCCAGCTCCAAAGAGTACATATGAGT cAAACACCAAACAGTTATCATATGATGAGGTTGTAAACCAGTCTAGTCCAAGCAATTGTACTGTGTACTGCGGAGGTGTTACTTCGGGGCTAACAG AACAACTAATGCGTCAAACTTTTTCACCATTTGGACAAATAATGGAAATTCGAGTCTTTCCAGATAAAGGATATTCATTTGTTCG GTTCAACTCCCATGAAAGTGCGGCACATGCAATTGTTTCTGTTAATGGAACCACCATTGAAGGCCATGTCGTGAAATGCTACTGGGGCAAAGAAACTCTTGACATGATCAATCCTGTGCAACAG AATCAAATTGGATATCCACAAGCTTATGGCCAGTGGGGCCAGTGGTATGGAAATGCACAACAGATTGGCCAGTACATGCCTAACGGCTGGCAAGTACCTGCATATGGAATGTACGGCCAGGCCTGGAACCAGCAGGGGTTTAA CCAGACGCAGTCTTCCGCACCGTGGATGGGACCAAACTACGGCGTGCAGCCGCCTCCTGGCCAGAACGGCAGCATGTTACCCAGCCAGCCTGCGGGCTACCGAGTGGCCGGGTATGAAACCCAGTGA